TGCGGCAGCAGACGGATGCCCAGCTTTTGGAGTTCATCAAGAAGGGGCGGCCGGCGACGGATCCGGCCAACACCACGGGGGTGGATATGCCGCCGAAGGGGGGCAACCCGGCCCTGACGGATCAGGATCTGGCGGACATCATCGCCTTCATCCGGACCTTCAACCCCCACCAGCCGTGAGA
The sequence above is drawn from the Thermoflexus hugenholtzii JAD2 genome and encodes:
- a CDS encoding c-type cytochrome; this encodes ALKGDAEKGKELFLGTCASCHGADAKGLPGLGQDLTTSAFVRQQTDAQLLEFIKKGRPATDPANTTGVDMPPKGGNPALTDQDLADIIAFIRTFNPHQP